CACCGTCAACGGCTATCGAAACTTCGACTCGCTCGAGATATTCGACGCCGATGGTTCGCGCGCCTGGTATCTGGAATTTGCCGAGGAAGCGAAGGGGCGGCAGTTCAGCCATGAGGGCCGTTTCGCTTATACCACGGACGCGGTGCGCGCCTCGTTCGGCTGGAACTATTTCTACGAGAAGAACAACCAGTTCGTGCCTTTCTCGTCCGAGGAAGGGACCTTCATCCAATGTTCGGCCGGCACGGTGCCGGGCCTGCCTTGCATCGATGCGAACAATGTGGTGACGGCCGCGCAGGCGACCGCGATCCTGAGCGGCGGCCGGGCGACGGTGCTGCCCTATTCGAGCTGGTTCAACAATCGCGGCAAGAACCAGAGCTGGTCGGTTTTTGGCGAGACGACCTGGGTACCCAACTCTGCATTGGAACTGACCGCGGGGGTCCGCTTTCTGATCGAGAAAAGGCAGTCGGGCTTCGCCGCCTTTGCGCCCAATGCGGTGCTGACCGGCAGGCCCCTGATCCCAACGCAGGTCAATACCAATGGCGCCTATTTCACGTCCGAAGACAGCTTCCAGGCGGTGTTGCCGCGTTTCAACATTCTCTATCGTCTGAACAACAGGCTGAACCTCTATGCGACCGTTTCCAAAGGGCGGCGCTCGCCGACCGTGCAGGTCTCGGCGGCCAGCCTGACGGTTCCGAACATTCAGGTTATCGCGGCGGAAAATGTCTGGAACTATGAGGGCGGCATCAAGGGCCGGGTCGGCGTCCTCTCCGGCTCGCTGGGCGTCTATTACCAGACATATGATAATTTCCAGGTCAGCGTGATCCGGGATGGCCGGGCCGTCACCGAAAGTGCAGGCACGGCCAGCAACCTGGGCGTCGAGGCCGAACTGCAGGCCGACGTAACAAGTTGGTTCCGCCTGTTCGGCAATGTCGGCTTCATCGATGGCGGCATCGACGACAAGCCTGCCAACGGCCGGTTTGCGGGAGACCAGTTCCGACTCCAGCCCAAATGGCAATGGGCGGCGGGCTTCACCCTCGACGCGCCGATTGCCGGCGGCACGCGCCTATTCCTGACGCCCAGCGTGACCCATCGCAGCAAGATCTACTTCGAGATCCCCAACACCGAGGCGATCAGCCAGGATGCCGTCACGCTGGTCAATGTCCGCGGCGGCATGTCGTTCGGCGATGGCCGTTACGAAGTCGCCGCCTTTGCCCGCAACCTGTTCAACAAGGACTATCTGCTCGATGCCGGCAATACAGGTGGCGGCTTCGGATATCCCACTTTCATTCCGGCCGAGCCGCGCCTTTTTGGCGTCCAGCTCACCGGCCGGTTCTGATCTCGCGGGGAGGCGATCATGACGTTTGAAATAGACCGGCGCCTGCTGATGACAGCAGGCGCCTTCGGGCTCGCTGCGCTCGCGACACCGGGCGTGGCACAACTGCTCACCGCCCGCGGCTTCACCCACGGCATAGCCAGCGGCGAACCTTCCGCGAAATCGGTGCTGCTATGGACGCGGTACGTCGGCAACGGCGACAGTCGGCTGCGCTGCGAAGTGGCGACCGATGCGGCCTTCACCCAGGTCGTGGCGGGCGGAGATGTTTCCGCCAGCGCGCAGCATGACCATTGCGCCAAGCTGGTGGTCGATGGCTTGACGCCCGATCGCTGGTATCATTATCGTTTCATCGCGCCCGACGGTACGAAAAGCGACGTCGGCCGCACCCGCACGCTTCCCGATGGCGACACCGCACGCTTCGGCATCGGCCTCTTCTCCTGCTCGAACATGCCCTTTGGCTGGTTCAACGCCTACGGCCACGCGGCGGCGCGCGACGACCTCGACCTGATGGTGCATGTCGGGGACTATCTTTACGAATATGGGCCGGGCAAATATCCGAAGACGGATATGCCCGGGCGGACGGTCCTGCCCGCCAATGAGATGGTGACGCTGGCCGACTATCGCCTGCGCCATGCATCCTATCGCGCCGATCCCGACCTGCGCCGCCTCCATCAGCGTTATCCGATGGTGGCGCAATGGGATGACCATGAGCTCACCAACGATGCCTGGGTCGATGGCGCGCAAAATCATCAGCCGGAAACCGAGGGCGACTGGGCGGTACGCAAGGCCGTAGCGGAGCGCGTCTATCGCGAGTGGATGCCGGTGTCGGAACGACGTTACGACAGCTATCAGATCGGATCCTTGGCGACGTTGTTCCGTCCCGAGACGCGTATCACCGCGCGCTCCAAGCAGCTGGAATTCAGCGATGTGCTCGCAAGTCATGGCGACTTGGACAAGGCGTTCGCCGAATTTCGCGACGGCCTGTGGAGCGCGTCCGATCGTACCTTGATGGGCGCGGATCAGGAAGCCTGGCTCCACGCCGGGTTGGTACAGTCGGTCAAGGCTGGAACCCGCTGGCAGGTTTTGGCGCAGCAGGTCGCCATGGGGAGTATCCGGGCGCCCGAGGCGATTGCGGACTGGGCGCCGGTCGGCGTTCCGCCAGAGGCGCGCAAGACGCTGATGGGAATCGCCGCGGCGTCGAAGGCGGGGCTGCCCTTCAACCTCGATGCATGGGATGGCTATCCGGCGGCGCGGGATCGGTTGTTCGATGCCGCGCTTGAAAGCGAAAGCAATCTCGTCGTCCTGTCAGGCGACAGCCACAATGCGTGGGGCAATAATCTGACCACCCATGGCCGCGCGGTCGGAGTCGAATATGCGGGCCACGCCGTCACCTCGCCCGGCTTCGAGACCTATTTCCCAAGCGTGGCACCCACTGATGTCGCCAAGGGCTTGCGTGAAACCAATCCCGGCCTCGTTTATTCGGATACCAGCCGCAGGGGCTATGTCTCGCTGCAGCTCACGCCCGATCGGGTGCGCGGCGATTGGCATTATGTCCCAACTATCACCGAGCGTTCGATCTCCGGGGTAACGAGCGAAGGACTCAGTGTCCGCTGGGGTGAAAGGCGCTTCTCAGCAGCTTGAAGTGTGAATCGCCGTCAAAGGCGGAGCCTCTGTGCGGCATGGAATCAAAACATTGCACATGGAGGCTGGAGCCAGGTCGCGCGAAGGCAGGCGTTGCTGGTAGATCTTCGAGGTTTGTCGAATCTTTCCGGGGTTCTGTATCAACGCCGATGGCGAAGGATGACCGCTATACGAAGCAGGCTCTTCGGTTGAGGAACATAGTCGAGCGCGCCATAGACAATATTCTCATAGCGACCGGTCAAGGCATCGATCCGTGGCACGACGTCGACATCGTAGCGGCGCAAACGCGATTGGCGGCTTCGCCACAGGTCCAGTTCGTCGGCGCCCCACGGCACGTCGGCGGTGCCAACCGGATAGAAGTTTGAATTGGTCATCGCATTGTCGCCTCACCGAAGAGGCTTCCCGTAAAAAGGGAATGATCGCAGGTTCAACCGTCAAGAAGCAAGGCGGTGGAAAACCGCCCGTTCTTCGTCATATACGTTCCTACCGGAAGTCGCGCGGCTTAATCTTGATGCCCTCAG
This window of the Sphingopyxis sp. CCNWLW2 genome carries:
- a CDS encoding TonB-dependent receptor, which gives rise to MSAFAAEVADNAPADPDGQTIVVTAQKIEQRAIDVPITISAITNERMREIGVSDLDELSNYIPGLNIQEQSANNPGIVIRGITSDSGSSQQAARVTLYYNGVDISRSRGAYQGIYDLERVEVVKGPQATLFGTASTIGAISIISAKPKPGFSGELSGGYGNFDQIQFGGFVNAGSDVLAGRVAFSWKKRDGYVHNLDPVQGDLYAQDQLGIRGSLRFTPSQDFTADLIGTYDRQRNSGTPFINKRLAPVGVTGNVFGDVWLGGSPVSEQVLGAPKLGLTRDVYDVNLTTNWKFADDWSFTTVNGYRNFDSLEIFDADGSRAWYLEFAEEAKGRQFSHEGRFAYTTDAVRASFGWNYFYEKNNQFVPFSSEEGTFIQCSAGTVPGLPCIDANNVVTAAQATAILSGGRATVLPYSSWFNNRGKNQSWSVFGETTWVPNSALELTAGVRFLIEKRQSGFAAFAPNAVLTGRPLIPTQVNTNGAYFTSEDSFQAVLPRFNILYRLNNRLNLYATVSKGRRSPTVQVSAASLTVPNIQVIAAENVWNYEGGIKGRVGVLSGSLGVYYQTYDNFQVSVIRDGRAVTESAGTASNLGVEAELQADVTSWFRLFGNVGFIDGGIDDKPANGRFAGDQFRLQPKWQWAAGFTLDAPIAGGTRLFLTPSVTHRSKIYFEIPNTEAISQDAVTLVNVRGGMSFGDGRYEVAAFARNLFNKDYLLDAGNTGGGFGYPTFIPAEPRLFGVQLTGRF
- a CDS encoding alkaline phosphatase D family protein codes for the protein MTFEIDRRLLMTAGAFGLAALATPGVAQLLTARGFTHGIASGEPSAKSVLLWTRYVGNGDSRLRCEVATDAAFTQVVAGGDVSASAQHDHCAKLVVDGLTPDRWYHYRFIAPDGTKSDVGRTRTLPDGDTARFGIGLFSCSNMPFGWFNAYGHAAARDDLDLMVHVGDYLYEYGPGKYPKTDMPGRTVLPANEMVTLADYRLRHASYRADPDLRRLHQRYPMVAQWDDHELTNDAWVDGAQNHQPETEGDWAVRKAVAERVYREWMPVSERRYDSYQIGSLATLFRPETRITARSKQLEFSDVLASHGDLDKAFAEFRDGLWSASDRTLMGADQEAWLHAGLVQSVKAGTRWQVLAQQVAMGSIRAPEAIADWAPVGVPPEARKTLMGIAAASKAGLPFNLDAWDGYPAARDRLFDAALESESNLVVLSGDSHNAWGNNLTTHGRAVGVEYAGHAVTSPGFETYFPSVAPTDVAKGLRETNPGLVYSDTSRRGYVSLQLTPDRVRGDWHYVPTITERSISGVTSEGLSVRWGERRFSAA